The genomic window GTGGATGGATCCAATATTCGCTTTCGCCAACCGTAAGCGCATGGACTTCACAACATTTTTATTGGCAGTGGAAATATAGCATGGATGATAGGTTTCTTAAAAGGAGAGCCTATCCATATATCCATGAAGCGGCAACCTACCTGGAAAATATTACCAGCTTGAAAGATGGCAAACGTTCACTGCCTTTAAGCTCTAGTCCTGAATATAACGATAATAGCATAAAAGCCTGGTTTTTAAACTGGACCAACTATGATTTGTCGTTAGCTAAGTTCTTATTTAAAGCTGCGGCCGAAGTAAGCAAAGCAAAAGGTAACATAAACGAAAGCACACATTGGACAGAAGTACTAAAGCAGTTGCCTGATTATGAAATAAATGAAACTGGTTTTACCATTGCACCTGGATCTGATTTAACAAGCTCGCACAGGCATTTTTCGCAGTATATGGCCATTTATCCGCTCGATTTATTAGATGTTAACCACGAGCAGGATAAAACCATTATTGATAATTCCTTAAAACGGTTAGAAGAAATTGGTACAAGAGCATGGTGTGGTTATTCTTTTAGCTGGATGGCTTCTATATATGCAAGGGCTTACCAAGCCGATAAGGCGGTAAAGCAACTGGAAATTTTTGCATCCAATTTCTGTTCACCGAACAGTTTTCATTTAAATGGCGATCAAAAAGGAGGGCAGTACTCTGATTTTACTTATCGTCCGTTTACTTTAGAAGGCAATTTTGCTTTTGCACAAGGCGTTCAGGAACTTTTATTGCAAAGCAGAAATGGTTATATACAGGCATTTCCAGCCGTACCAAAAAGCTGGAAAGATGTAGCTTTTAATAATTTACGTGCTGAAGGCGCCTTTTTGGTAAGCGGGAATAAAGAAAACGGTGTGCCAACAAAAGTTAAAGTATATGCAGAAAATGCGGGCATACTTAGAATTAAACTGCCTTTTAAAACCTATGTGGTAAGAGATCTGCCTGCTGGAAGTGTAAAAATGGGCGATGATGGAATTGCCGAAGTAAACTTGAAAAAACGACAGACCATCGTTTTTGAAAACGGTTATGAATAACATTTGTTGATCAGAAAATTGAATAATTAATCACAGCAGGATAATGCGCTTGTCCGAAAAAAAGTAAGGGCGGAAATTATTCCGCCCCTCTTACGGCCATTTTACTCCATAAATGCTGGCTTGGCTTCCATAAATTAAATTTGCTTCCAGTATGATTTATGCTGTTTGTCTTAATGCTTTGTTAAATTAACCAGATCATCCGTTATTTCTGGCCAGACACTATGATAAACGGTTTGCTGATTTCCTTTCCGTTTTGATCCATTACCGTTTCCGTCATTTTCTTTACTTGAATATTCGAAAATCCCGATTGTTTGAAAAATGATTTTACTTCATCAATCTCATAAAATGTAAAATCGAGCTGTGTCCAGGGCAGGTCGCCACCAAAGTTTTTTTCAACAAAGGCCAGGTTCATTTTTCCCCCTGGTTTTAAAACACGATAGCTTTCAGCTAAGTATTTTAGCGGATCCGGCCAGAAATAAATGGTATTAACCGTAAAACAATAATCGAAGAAATTATCCTGAAAATCGAGTTTATTATCCGTTGTTTTAATGAACTCTACAGCATTACCATCAGCCTTGTAAGTAAAAAAGACCTCTTTTGTTGCAGATTCAGTAAGGTAAGTGCTTGAATAACTGATATTCTTTGCCTTTTGAAACAAATAAGAGAGGTGTTCGGTGTCGGCAGGGCTGATTTCTAATACTTTTTCATCCGTTTTTAGCGGTAAATCTTGTAAGAGTTTAAAAATTAGGGTGTTTTTGGGTGGGAGAACGTCTGTTTTTTGATCTTGCGTTAATGTATTCAGGTCTTCTTGCTCCTCCATGGTATCGTTATTAGTCTCTTGCGGTGCATTTCGCAATTCGGGCAAAATTGAAAAATAGCAGCTATACGCTTTTACATCAAAAGGATTTTCTTTTACAGAAAACCGAATTGTGGATAACCCCATTACTTTAGCTCGGCTTTTTTTGTGATAATTGCCTTTATGGGAATCAATGTTGGTAAAGATTACGGGGCCTGGAAAAAGGTAGGAGGCAGCTTTGATGATCTTCCGGTTCGGGGAGGATTGGT from Flavobacterium sp. W4I14 includes these protein-coding regions:
- a CDS encoding SAM-dependent methyltransferase (product_source=COG0500; cath_funfam=3.40.50.150; cog=COG0500; pfam=PF08241; superfamily=53335) gives rise to the protein MGLSTIRFSVKENPFDVKAYSCYFSILPELRNAPQETNNDTMEEQEDLNTLTQDQKTDVLPPKNTLIFKLLQDLPLKTDEKVLEISPADTEHLSYLFQKAKNISYSSTYLTESATKEVFFTYKADGNAVEFIKTTDNKLDFQDNFFDYCFTVNTIYFWPDPLKYLAESYRVLKPGGKMNLAFVEKNFGGDLPWTQLDFTFYEIDEVKSFFKQSGFSNIQVKKMTETVMDQNGKEISKPFIIVSGQK